A genomic region of Pseudomonas sp. RSB 5.4 contains the following coding sequences:
- a CDS encoding extensin family protein, with amino-acid sequence MGRWIALSVLLMIAGAVVSVWRGWLNVPVEWNPWAPLDVTAAPNWLTGFKLMRLRGNPELCAQVLSRSGLRVTAQADSPDAKCPLIDAVRVQGGEVALSSSFLASCPLAVAYAMFERHTLQPAAQSVYGQRVARLDHLGSFACRNVYNRESGALSRHASADALDIAGFRLADGRTISVLKDWPKQNQDARFLRQVRDGACEAFSVVLSPDYNAAHRNHFHVDVGRWSVCR; translated from the coding sequence ATGGGCCGCTGGATCGCGCTGTCGGTACTGTTGATGATTGCTGGCGCCGTGGTCAGCGTCTGGCGTGGCTGGCTCAACGTACCGGTCGAGTGGAATCCGTGGGCGCCGCTGGACGTGACGGCCGCGCCGAACTGGCTGACCGGTTTCAAGCTGATGCGCCTGCGCGGCAATCCCGAGTTATGCGCACAAGTCCTGAGCCGCTCGGGTCTGCGCGTCACAGCGCAAGCCGACAGCCCTGACGCCAAGTGTCCTTTGATTGACGCCGTGCGCGTGCAGGGCGGCGAGGTGGCGCTGAGCAGCAGCTTCCTCGCCAGTTGCCCGCTGGCGGTGGCTTACGCGATGTTTGAGCGGCATACCCTGCAACCCGCCGCGCAATCTGTTTACGGGCAGAGGGTGGCGCGGCTTGATCACCTCGGCAGCTTTGCCTGTCGCAATGTCTATAACCGCGAGAGCGGGGCGCTCAGCCGGCATGCCAGTGCCGATGCGCTGGACATTGCCGGTTTTCGTCTGGCGGACGGGCGCACTATCAGCGTGCTCAAGGACTGGCCGAAGCAGAATCAGGACGCACGGTTTCTGCGGCAGGTGCGCGACGGCGCCTGCGAGGCGTTCAGTGTGGTGTTGAGTCCGGATTACAACGCCGCCCATCGCAATCACTTCCATGTCGATGTCGGGCGCTGGAGCGTGTGTCGCTGA
- a CDS encoding TetR/AcrR family transcriptional regulator gives MSNNLSAPNGPGRPKDPAKRRAILDAAKTLFLSHGYANTSMDAVAAEAGVSKLTVYSHFNDKETLFSSAVMAKCEEQLPPLFFELPAGIPVEKVLLNIARGFHQLINSDESVNLHRLMMALGTQDPKLSQIFFEAGPERMVQGMERLLKRIDETGALRIDQPRNAAEHFFCLIKGAGNFRLLYCCGEPLSEEASESHVQEVVGLFMRAYRP, from the coding sequence ATGTCGAACAATCTTTCAGCTCCAAACGGCCCGGGCCGTCCGAAGGACCCGGCCAAGCGCCGGGCGATCCTCGATGCGGCGAAAACCCTGTTTCTGAGTCACGGCTACGCCAACACCAGCATGGACGCGGTGGCCGCCGAGGCTGGCGTGTCGAAACTGACGGTTTACAGCCATTTCAACGACAAGGAGACGCTGTTCTCCTCCGCCGTGATGGCCAAATGCGAGGAACAGCTACCGCCGCTGTTCTTCGAATTGCCCGCCGGAATCCCCGTGGAAAAAGTGTTGCTGAACATTGCCCGGGGCTTTCATCAGCTGATCAACAGCGACGAGTCGGTGAATCTGCACCGTTTGATGATGGCGCTGGGTACGCAAGATCCGAAGCTGTCGCAGATTTTCTTCGAAGCCGGTCCCGAGCGCATGGTGCAAGGGATGGAGCGGCTGCTGAAACGCATCGACGAAACCGGCGCGCTGCGCATCGATCAGCCGCGTAATGCGGCCGAGCATTTCTTCTGCCTGATCAAGGGCGCGGGGAATTTTCGCTTGCTGTATTGCTGCGGTGAGCCGCTGAGCGAAGAGGCTTCAGAGAGTCATGTGCAGGAAGTGGTGGGGTTGTTCATGCGGGCGTATCGGCCCTGA
- a CDS encoding isocitrate lyase/phosphoenolpyruvate mutase family protein has product MDAHARNEQARKAQAFKALHEGAGIFVIPNPWDAGSAKMLASLGYQALATTSAGYAFSQGKADGALSFDDTLANVRAIVAATDLPVAVDLENGFADDPAECAKSLLRAAEAGAVGGSIEDATGRADAPIYCFEHAVARIEAAVAAVRTLPFPFTLTARAENYLHGNPDIHDTIRRLQAFAEAGADVLYAPGLRNAEEVLAVVRAVAPKPVNVLMSGGLKLTVKELEEMGVRRISTGSALALAAFGEFFRAAEEIQQHGTFGFTSQSMPYAKANQFFKG; this is encoded by the coding sequence ATGGACGCCCACGCCCGTAACGAACAAGCCCGCAAGGCCCAAGCCTTCAAAGCCCTGCATGAAGGTGCGGGGATTTTCGTGATTCCCAACCCGTGGGATGCCGGCTCGGCGAAGATGCTCGCCAGTCTGGGTTATCAGGCGTTGGCGACCACCAGTGCCGGTTACGCATTTTCCCAAGGCAAGGCCGACGGCGCCTTGAGTTTCGATGACACTCTGGCCAATGTCCGGGCAATTGTCGCGGCCACCGATCTGCCGGTGGCGGTGGACCTGGAAAACGGTTTCGCCGATGACCCGGCCGAGTGCGCCAAAAGCTTGCTGCGTGCCGCCGAGGCCGGCGCGGTGGGCGGTTCGATCGAGGACGCCACGGGCCGTGCCGACGCACCGATCTACTGCTTTGAACATGCCGTGGCACGTATCGAAGCCGCCGTCGCCGCCGTGCGCACACTGCCATTTCCTTTCACCCTGACCGCTCGCGCGGAAAACTACCTGCACGGCAATCCCGATATCCACGACACCATTCGCCGCCTGCAAGCCTTCGCCGAGGCCGGCGCCGACGTGCTGTACGCGCCGGGTTTGCGTAACGCCGAAGAAGTGCTGGCGGTGGTGCGCGCAGTGGCGCCGAAACCGGTCAATGTGCTGATGTCCGGCGGTTTGAAACTGACCGTGAAGGAGCTCGAAGAAATGGGCGTGCGGCGCATCAGTACCGGTTCGGCATTGGCCCTGGCGGCGTTCGGTGAGTTCTTCCGCGCGGCAGAAGAAATCCAGCAGCACGGCACGTTCGGCTTCACGTCGCAATCGATGCCGTACGCCAAGGCCAATCAATTTTTCAAAGGCTGA
- the tsaB gene encoding tRNA (adenosine(37)-N6)-threonylcarbamoyltransferase complex dimerization subunit type 1 TsaB: MSTLLALDTATEACSVALLHDGKVTSHYEVIPRLHAQKLLPMIQQLLADAGTTLQAVDAIAFGRGPGAFTGVRIAIGVVQGLAFALDRPVLPVSNLAVLAQRAYREHGVSQVAAAIDARMDEVYWGCYRETAGEMRLVGVEAVLPPEVAALPADASGEWFGAGTGWGYGERIAVSLSGQDAGMLPHAEDLLTLARFAWERGESIPADDAQPVYLRDKVATPKAR; this comes from the coding sequence ATGAGCACCTTGCTGGCCCTGGACACCGCGACCGAAGCTTGCTCCGTTGCCTTGCTGCATGACGGCAAGGTCACGAGCCATTACGAGGTGATCCCGCGTTTGCACGCGCAGAAACTGCTGCCGATGATCCAGCAACTGCTGGCCGATGCCGGCACCACGCTGCAAGCGGTGGACGCCATCGCGTTCGGTCGCGGGCCGGGTGCGTTTACCGGCGTGCGGATTGCCATCGGCGTGGTGCAGGGGCTGGCGTTCGCGCTGGATCGTCCGGTGCTGCCGGTATCGAACCTCGCTGTACTGGCGCAACGTGCGTATCGCGAACACGGCGTGAGCCAGGTTGCGGCGGCCATCGATGCGCGGATGGATGAAGTGTATTGGGGCTGCTACCGCGAAACGGCGGGCGAGATGCGTCTGGTCGGTGTCGAAGCGGTACTGCCGCCGGAAGTCGCGGCATTGCCGGCCGATGCCAGCGGTGAGTGGTTCGGTGCCGGTACCGGTTGGGGCTATGGTGAGCGGATCGCGGTCAGTCTGTCCGGTCAGGACGCCGGCATGCTGCCTCACGCTGAAGACCTGCTGACCCTGGCGCGGTTTGCCTGGGAACGCGGTGAGTCGATCCCTGCCGATGATGCGCAACCGGTTTATCTGCGCGACAAAGTCGCCACCCCGAAGGCTCGCTGA
- a CDS encoding DUF72 domain-containing protein, whose translation MDLPYYLGCPSWSENAWREYLYPEDAKTADFLSLYSQVFNAVEGNTTFYASPSPATVQRWAETMPEHFRFTAKFPGDISHSGDLRDQLTAAETFVNLLSPLGERVSPLWLQLSKSFTPHRLPELTAFIDALDRPLAVEVRHEQFFAKGESERLLNRLLLDRGVERICLDPRALFSCLSTESSVIHAQSKKPRVPTRPAAFTQFPQVRFIGHPELEANDPFLVPWVAKIAEWIEEGRTPYIFLHTADNVMAAKLAQRFHAQLMQRLPGLPSLPELYREPAAEQLGLL comes from the coding sequence ATGGATCTGCCTTACTACCTCGGTTGTCCGTCCTGGAGTGAAAACGCCTGGCGCGAGTATCTGTACCCCGAAGACGCCAAGACCGCGGACTTCCTCAGTCTCTATTCCCAAGTGTTCAACGCCGTCGAAGGCAACACGACCTTCTACGCCAGCCCCTCTCCGGCCACCGTGCAGCGCTGGGCCGAGACCATGCCCGAACACTTTCGCTTCACCGCCAAGTTTCCCGGCGACATCAGCCACAGCGGTGACCTGCGCGATCAACTGACCGCCGCCGAAACTTTCGTAAACCTGCTCAGCCCGCTCGGCGAACGTGTTTCGCCGCTGTGGCTGCAACTGTCGAAAAGCTTCACCCCGCATCGGCTGCCGGAGCTGACCGCGTTCATCGACGCGCTGGACCGGCCGCTGGCGGTGGAAGTGCGTCACGAACAGTTCTTCGCCAAGGGTGAGAGCGAACGCCTGCTCAATCGCTTGCTGCTCGACCGTGGCGTAGAACGCATCTGCCTCGATCCACGGGCGCTGTTCAGTTGCCTGTCGACCGAGTCTTCGGTGATCCACGCGCAATCGAAAAAGCCCCGGGTACCGACCCGTCCGGCGGCGTTCACCCAGTTCCCGCAGGTGCGCTTCATCGGCCACCCCGAGCTTGAGGCCAACGACCCGTTCCTGGTGCCATGGGTGGCGAAAATTGCCGAGTGGATCGAAGAGGGCCGCACGCCCTACATCTTCCTGCACACCGCCGACAACGTCATGGCGGCGAAGCTGGCGCAACGTTTTCACGCACAATTGATGCAACGTTTGCCTGGCCTGCCATCCCTGCCTGAGCTATACAGAGAACCCGCCGCCGAGCAACTCGGCTTGCTCTGA
- a CDS encoding class I SAM-dependent methyltransferase — protein sequence MEQPAACRIHVQALAPTFEAQAEQWAERLGLPLQVDDGEFALQVGEQGLQLQQLGPDAPGPVRVDFVEGGAAHRRLYGGGSGQMIAKAVGIAQGVRPRVLDATAGLGKDAFVLASLGCEMSLIERQPLIGALLEDGLARAAEDFDVAPIVARMKLLKGNSIEVMRNWEGEPPQVIYLDPMFPHREKTALVKKEMRLFRPLVGDDPDAPALLEAALALATHRVVVKRPRKAPCIEGPKPSHALDGKSSRYDIYPKKALKP from the coding sequence ATTGAGCAACCCGCGGCCTGCCGCATCCATGTCCAGGCCCTTGCCCCGACGTTTGAAGCGCAGGCCGAGCAATGGGCCGAGCGTCTGGGCCTGCCGCTGCAGGTGGACGACGGCGAGTTTGCCTTGCAGGTCGGCGAGCAGGGTTTGCAGCTGCAACAGCTCGGCCCGGATGCCCCGGGGCCGGTGCGCGTGGACTTCGTCGAGGGGGGCGCGGCGCATCGGCGTCTGTACGGTGGCGGCAGCGGGCAGATGATCGCCAAGGCGGTCGGCATCGCCCAGGGCGTGCGCCCACGGGTGCTGGATGCCACGGCGGGGCTGGGCAAGGATGCGTTCGTGCTGGCCAGTCTGGGTTGCGAGATGAGCCTGATCGAGCGTCAGCCACTGATCGGTGCGCTGCTGGAGGATGGTCTGGCACGGGCGGCGGAAGATTTCGACGTGGCGCCGATTGTCGCGCGGATGAAGCTGCTCAAGGGCAACTCCATCGAAGTCATGCGCAACTGGGAGGGCGAGCCGCCGCAGGTGATCTACCTCGACCCGATGTTCCCGCACCGCGAGAAAACCGCGCTGGTGAAGAAGGAAATGCGCCTGTTCCGGCCACTGGTCGGGGATGATCCGGATGCACCGGCGCTGCTCGAAGCGGCATTGGCACTGGCGACGCATCGGGTGGTGGTCAAGCGTCCGCGCAAGGCGCCGTGCATCGAGGGGCCGAAACCGAGCCATGCGCTGGATGGAAAATCCAGTCGGTATGACATTTACCCGAAGAAAGCGTTAAAACCTTAA